In Kineococcus sp. NBC_00420, a single genomic region encodes these proteins:
- a CDS encoding MmyB family transcriptional regulator: protein MRVDPVEEEVFRDAIVGDLRVALVEHPDDPELVDLVGALREASPEFVERWGAARPARYRGMRKRVEHPEVGTVVLDGDVVQFPGSDVRLVVYSPVAGGRDAERLSRLTGAVDAPGE from the coding sequence GTGCGGGTGGATCCGGTGGAGGAGGAGGTGTTCCGGGACGCGATCGTGGGCGACCTGCGGGTGGCGCTGGTGGAGCATCCCGACGATCCGGAGCTGGTGGACCTGGTCGGTGCGTTGCGGGAGGCGAGTCCGGAGTTCGTGGAGCGGTGGGGTGCGGCGCGGCCGGCGCGGTACCGCGGGATGCGCAAGCGGGTGGAGCACCCGGAGGTGGGGACGGTCGTGCTCGACGGTGACGTGGTGCAGTTCCCGGGGTCGGACGTGCGGTTGGTGGTGTACTCCCCCGTCGCGGGTGGCCGGGACGCGGAACGCCTGTCGCGGTTGACGGGGGCCGTCGACGCGCCAGGCGAGTAG
- a CDS encoding DUF2231 domain-containing protein — protein MLDTINGLPVHPLVVHAVVVLLPLAVLGTILVAVLPRWRARYGGLNALVAVIATALCPIATSSGEALEHRVGDPGAHAELGDQLVWFALPMTLLAIVLWWVQRRHRADADDARDPGARGRGPRAVRGLGFVAVLSVVAAIAAGVQVYRVGDSGAEAVWADQMTSAPAQGGSGD, from the coding sequence GTGCTGGACACCATCAACGGACTCCCCGTCCACCCCCTCGTCGTCCACGCCGTCGTCGTGCTCCTGCCCCTGGCGGTGCTCGGCACGATCCTCGTCGCCGTCCTGCCCCGCTGGCGCGCCCGCTACGGCGGACTCAACGCCCTCGTCGCGGTCATCGCCACCGCCCTCTGCCCGATCGCGACGAGCAGCGGAGAAGCCCTCGAACACCGCGTCGGCGACCCCGGCGCCCACGCCGAACTCGGAGACCAGCTCGTCTGGTTCGCCCTCCCCATGACGCTCCTCGCGATCGTCCTGTGGTGGGTCCAGCGCCGCCACCGCGCCGACGCTGACGACGCAAGGGACCCCGGCGCTCGCGGTCGAGGTCCGCGCGCCGTGCGCGGCCTCGGTTTCGTTGCCGTGCTGTCCGTGGTCGCCGCGATCGCCGCCGGCGTCCAGGTCTACCGGGTCGGCGACTCCGGCGCCGAGGCCGTGTGGGCGGACCAGATGACCAGCGCCCCGGCCCAGGGCGGCAGCGGAGACTGA
- a CDS encoding esterase/lipase family protein translates to MGADLWYALRWEAKSLRRSVLAPKYGAGGGGSIPVVLVPGVFESWRFLQPIIDALHGGGHPVHVVSSLGFNSGEIPEMASRVRRHVEENGLSGGGRIALVGHSKGGLIGKQLLAHHNGDGSFKHLVAVNSPFSGSSLARFVPLRAVRVFAPVGELLRTLTAVEDVNRCITSIYAKIDPNIPGSSHLPGAENIVVDTVGPFRLLADPRLGSALLDVLASVGRTHPS, encoded by the coding sequence GTGGGTGCGGATCTGTGGTACGCGCTGAGGTGGGAGGCGAAGAGCCTGCGGCGCAGTGTGTTGGCGCCCAAGTACGGCGCGGGCGGTGGTGGGTCGATCCCGGTCGTCCTGGTTCCCGGTGTCTTCGAGTCCTGGCGCTTCCTGCAGCCGATCATCGATGCCCTGCACGGGGGTGGCCATCCCGTGCACGTCGTGAGCAGTCTCGGGTTCAACAGCGGCGAGATCCCCGAGATGGCTTCCCGGGTGCGCCGCCACGTCGAGGAGAACGGCCTGAGCGGGGGTGGCCGGATCGCCCTGGTGGGGCACAGCAAGGGCGGCCTCATCGGCAAGCAGTTGCTCGCCCACCACAACGGTGACGGCTCGTTCAAGCACCTGGTGGCCGTGAACTCCCCCTTCTCGGGTTCGAGCCTCGCCCGGTTCGTCCCGCTGCGGGCGGTGCGCGTCTTCGCGCCCGTCGGGGAACTGCTGCGGACCCTGACCGCCGTGGAGGACGTCAACCGCTGCATCACCTCGATCTACGCGAAGATCGATCCGAACATCCCCGGCTCCAGTCACCTCCCGGGTGCGGAGAACATCGTCGTCGACACCGTCGGGCCCTTCCGGTTGCTGGCCGATCCCCGGCTGGGTTCGGCCCTGCTCGACGTCCTCGCGTCGGTGGGCCGGACACACCCATCGTGA
- a CDS encoding Gfo/Idh/MocA family protein has translation MNPVPTIALAGVHGYGHSYLARLRPRIAAGTFRWAGVADPRLGVGALPEGLPADVPRYGDLADLLAEQRPDVVAIATPLHTHADLAERALRSGADVVLEKPAVTGLGEFAHLLDLAQAEGRSVQVGFQSLGSAALDHVRTRVAEGRIGEVTGFSAAGCWVRARSYFTRAPWAGRRRLGERVVADGVLTNPLAHAVATALAVAGRQSLEDVLAVEVDPFRVNDIETDDTTSVVVSLRDSPDLVLAATLAAAEPGEPFVVVEGTRGRMTLYYTLDVVVEELPGRPPATTQHPRVDLLDDLLRHRLDGRPLRSPLASAGAFTRVLDAIVNGPRPRVVRPDAFRVVELPDGDERRELPGVEEAVHEALRRRSTFSGCGVDWT, from the coding sequence GTGAACCCCGTCCCCACGATCGCCCTGGCCGGGGTCCACGGCTACGGACACTCCTACCTCGCGCGCCTGCGCCCCCGGATCGCCGCCGGCACGTTCCGCTGGGCCGGCGTCGCGGACCCGCGGCTCGGGGTCGGGGCGCTCCCCGAGGGCCTGCCCGCCGACGTCCCCCGCTACGGCGACCTCGCCGACCTCCTCGCCGAGCAGCGGCCCGACGTCGTCGCCATCGCCACCCCCTTGCACACCCACGCGGACCTCGCGGAACGGGCGCTGCGCAGCGGGGCCGACGTGGTCCTCGAGAAACCCGCGGTGACGGGACTGGGGGAGTTCGCCCACCTCCTCGACCTCGCCCAGGCGGAGGGTCGCAGCGTCCAGGTGGGTTTCCAGTCCCTCGGGTCCGCCGCGCTGGACCACGTCCGTACCCGCGTGGCCGAGGGCCGGATCGGGGAGGTCACCGGTTTCTCCGCGGCGGGGTGCTGGGTGCGTGCCCGCTCCTACTTCACCCGCGCCCCCTGGGCGGGTCGCCGCCGGCTGGGGGAGCGGGTCGTCGCCGACGGCGTCCTCACCAACCCCCTCGCCCACGCGGTGGCGACCGCACTGGCCGTCGCCGGCCGCCAGTCGCTCGAGGACGTGCTCGCCGTCGAAGTGGATCCGTTCCGGGTCAACGACATCGAGACCGACGACACGACGTCCGTCGTCGTCTCGCTGCGCGACTCCCCGGACCTCGTCCTCGCCGCGACGCTGGCGGCGGCCGAACCCGGCGAACCGTTCGTCGTCGTGGAGGGGACCCGCGGCCGGATGACGCTCTACTACACCCTCGACGTGGTCGTGGAGGAACTCCCGGGGCGTCCACCGGCGACGACGCAGCACCCCCGGGTCGACCTGCTCGACGACCTCCTGCGCCACCGCCTGGACGGCCGGCCGCTGCGGTCCCCGCTGGCGTCGGCCGGAGCGTTCACGAGGGTCCTCGACGCGATCGTCAACGGCCCGCGACCCCGGGTCGTGCGACCCGACGCGTTCCGCGTCGTGGAACTGCCCGACGGTGACGAACGGCGCGAACTGCCCGGTGTCGAGGAGGCCGTCCACGAGGCCCTGCGGCGGCGGAGCACGTTCAGCGGGTGCGGGGTCGACTGGACGTGA
- a CDS encoding M56 family metallopeptidase, which yields MLATVPDALDVLLPLCLAWSLVLRVVARRRAEEASWRRAVVLFALAAAATTTCVLTAATVVIGVLLARTSWLAHWGGWHPTALPEPGVSSWWAVPVALVLLVLLAATARHVVLVVASLWRAELACRDVDTRSTPDGGTWTVLESASPDAFALPGWRRPVAGARQRGRVVVSSAMLAALDPDQQRVLVEHERSHLRHRHPVWIQLAESCAVLNPLLRGVPEVVRAAAERQADLDAAACVADQELTARTIATAALARARVVPRERRPPAPAAPAATGGDVVHRVEYLLRPQRRRSTRSGTLLLVAIVLLASTTSLVTGYCAIARLDDTRAQAGAAAVSGAATRPSDAATHQ from the coding sequence GTGCTCGCGACGGTGCCCGACGCGTTGGACGTGCTCCTCCCGCTCTGCCTCGCCTGGTCGCTGGTGCTGCGGGTCGTGGCCCGCCGGCGGGCCGAGGAGGCCTCCTGGCGACGGGCGGTGGTCCTGTTCGCGCTCGCGGCCGCCGCGACGACGACCTGCGTGCTCACGGCGGCCACCGTTGTGATCGGTGTCCTCCTGGCCCGCACGTCGTGGCTGGCGCACTGGGGTGGGTGGCACCCGACGGCGTTGCCGGAACCCGGGGTGTCCTCGTGGTGGGCCGTTCCCGTCGCCCTCGTGCTGCTCGTCCTCCTCGCCGCCACCGCGCGTCACGTCGTCCTGGTGGTCGCCAGCCTGTGGCGGGCCGAACTCGCCTGCCGTGACGTGGACACCCGCAGCACCCCCGACGGGGGGACCTGGACCGTCCTGGAGAGCGCCTCCCCCGACGCGTTCGCCCTCCCGGGGTGGCGGCGTCCGGTGGCGGGGGCACGTCAGCGCGGACGGGTCGTGGTCTCCTCCGCGATGCTCGCCGCCCTCGACCCCGACCAGCAACGCGTCCTCGTCGAGCACGAGCGCTCCCACCTGCGCCACCGGCACCCGGTGTGGATCCAGCTCGCGGAGTCGTGCGCGGTGCTGAACCCGTTGCTGCGGGGGGTGCCCGAGGTCGTGCGCGCTGCCGCGGAACGGCAGGCGGACCTCGACGCGGCGGCCTGCGTCGCGGACCAGGAACTCACCGCGCGGACCATCGCGACCGCCGCCCTGGCGCGGGCCCGGGTGGTGCCGCGCGAGCGCCGCCCCCCTGCTCCCGCCGCTCCTGCGGCCACCGGCGGTGACGTCGTCCACCGGGTGGAGTACCTGCTGCGTCCGCAGCGCCGCCGGTCCACGCGGTCCGGCACCCTGCTCCTGGTGGCCATCGTGCTGCTCGCCTCGACGACCTCGCTGGTCACCGGCTACTGCGCGATCGCCCGCCTGGACGACACCCGCGCCCAGGCCGGCGCGGCCGCGGTCTCGGGCGCGGCGACCCGCCCCTCAGACGCTGCGACCCACCAGTGA
- a CDS encoding AAA family ATPase: MSHALPETARSTTDPASAARALVEGIERVVRGRRQAVELLVTAVLARGHVLIEDVPGSGKTTMATAFAASLGADCARVQATADLLPADVTGSGMWDPAAEGFRFVPGPLFAPVVLVDELNRTSPRTQSAFLEAMEERAVTVDGVRHRLPDPFVLVATQNPVEQHGTYPLPEGQLDRFAVRLVLGPIGEDVERQVLREQLAGNRPEALSPVLALSDLIGLQRATTQVHVAEATLDLALRLTRATRTDPRIVSGAGTRAALTLVRCAQARALLGGRDHVLPEDVQALVVPVLAHRLVPAEEHRFADSPGTASRTLAQERLAAGLVAGTAVPIHR; this comes from the coding sequence GTGAGCCACGCCCTGCCCGAGACCGCCCGCTCGACCACGGATCCCGCGAGCGCCGCGCGCGCCCTGGTGGAGGGGATCGAGCGTGTCGTCCGGGGGCGGCGGCAGGCGGTGGAGCTGCTCGTGACGGCGGTCCTGGCGCGGGGGCACGTGCTGATCGAGGACGTCCCGGGGAGCGGGAAGACGACGATGGCGACGGCTTTCGCGGCGTCGCTGGGGGCGGACTGCGCGCGGGTGCAGGCGACGGCGGACCTGTTGCCGGCGGACGTGACGGGGTCGGGGATGTGGGACCCGGCGGCCGAGGGGTTCCGGTTCGTGCCGGGTCCGTTGTTCGCGCCGGTCGTCCTGGTGGACGAGCTGAACCGGACCTCGCCGCGGACGCAGTCGGCGTTCCTGGAGGCGATGGAGGAACGGGCGGTGACCGTGGACGGTGTCCGGCACCGGTTGCCCGATCCGTTCGTGCTGGTGGCGACCCAGAACCCGGTGGAGCAGCACGGCACGTACCCGTTGCCGGAGGGGCAGCTGGACCGGTTCGCGGTGCGGTTGGTGCTGGGTCCCATCGGTGAGGACGTGGAGCGGCAGGTGCTGCGGGAGCAGTTGGCGGGCAACCGTCCGGAGGCGTTGTCGCCGGTGCTGGCGTTGAGCGACCTGATCGGGTTGCAGCGGGCGACGACGCAGGTGCACGTGGCGGAGGCGACCCTCGACCTCGCGCTGAGGCTGACCCGGGCGACGCGCACGGACCCGCGGATCGTGTCGGGGGCGGGGACGCGGGCGGCGTTGACGCTGGTGCGGTGCGCGCAGGCGCGGGCGTTGCTGGGCGGGCGGGACCACGTGCTGCCGGAGGACGTGCAGGCCCTCGTGGTGCCCGTGCTCGCGCACCGGCTGGTGCCGGCGGAGGAGCACCGGTTCGCGGACTCCCCGGGGACGGCGTCGCGCACGCTGGCGCAGGAACGTCTCGCGGCGGGTCTCGTCGCCGGCACGGCCGTGCCGATCCACCGGTGA
- a CDS encoding undecaprenyl-diphosphate phosphatase: MDIAQALVLGVVEGITEFLPVSSTGHLTIAERLLGLRVDDPGVTAFTAIIQVGAIAAVLIYFRTDIVRLVRAWVSGLLHPTARRDPDYRLAWFVIAGSVPIGIVGFAARDLVSGRLRSLVVVAVALIAWSAVMYLAERRGSQQRSERDVRLSDVLVIGLVQCVALVPGVSRSGATISAALFRGLDRVTATRLSFFLSIPALTAAGAYEAAGSASDISASVGWTPTLVATLVSLVVAYASIAGLLRLVARHPITIFIGYRVLLGVVLLVLLATGVL, translated from the coding sequence ATGGACATCGCCCAGGCCCTCGTGCTCGGAGTCGTCGAGGGGATCACGGAGTTCCTCCCCGTCTCCAGCACCGGACACCTGACCATCGCCGAACGACTCCTCGGCCTGCGGGTCGACGACCCCGGAGTGACCGCGTTCACCGCGATCATCCAGGTCGGAGCCATCGCCGCCGTCCTGATCTACTTCCGCACCGACATCGTCAGGCTGGTGCGGGCCTGGGTGTCCGGACTCCTGCACCCCACCGCCCGGCGCGACCCGGACTACCGCCTCGCCTGGTTCGTCATCGCGGGTTCCGTCCCCATCGGCATCGTGGGTTTCGCCGCCCGTGACCTCGTCTCGGGTCGCCTCCGCAGCCTCGTCGTCGTCGCCGTCGCCCTCATCGCGTGGAGCGCGGTCATGTACCTCGCGGAACGGCGGGGCAGTCAGCAACGGTCCGAGCGCGACGTCCGGCTCTCCGACGTCCTGGTCATCGGACTCGTCCAGTGCGTCGCCCTGGTCCCCGGGGTCTCGCGGTCGGGGGCCACCATCAGCGCCGCGCTGTTCCGCGGCCTGGACCGCGTCACGGCGACCCGGCTGTCGTTCTTCCTCTCCATCCCGGCGCTGACCGCCGCCGGGGCCTACGAGGCCGCCGGCAGCGCCTCGGACATCAGCGCCAGCGTCGGCTGGACCCCCACGCTCGTCGCGACGCTGGTGAGCCTCGTCGTGGCCTACGCCTCCATCGCCGGGTTGCTCCGCCTCGTCGCCCGCCACCCCATCACGATCTTCATCGGCTACCGGGTCCTCCTCGGCGTCGTGCTGCTCGTGCTCCTGGCGACCGGAGTCCTCTGA
- a CDS encoding VIT1/CCC1 transporter family protein: MTDDLARAATEPPHTGEPALHRGSLASRLNWLRAGVLGANDGIVSVAGLVVGVAGATTDRTALLTAGVAGLVAGALSMAAGEYVSVSTQRDTQQALLAAERRELAEMPEEELAELTAIYVDKGLSRALAEQVALELTAHDPLRAHADAELGIDPDEVAGPWTAAGTSAAAFTLGALVPLLAILLTPVAVRVAACFVAVLVALAVTGGVSAQLGGAGRRRAGLRTVLGGALAMAVTYGIGSLVGRSV, from the coding sequence GTGACCGACGACCTCGCCCGCGCTGCCACCGAGCCGCCCCACACCGGGGAACCGGCCCTGCACCGGGGCAGCCTGGCGTCGCGGTTGAACTGGCTGCGGGCCGGTGTCCTCGGCGCCAACGACGGCATCGTCTCGGTGGCGGGTCTCGTCGTCGGCGTCGCGGGGGCCACCACGGACCGGACGGCGTTGCTCACCGCCGGCGTCGCGGGTCTCGTCGCCGGGGCGCTGTCGATGGCGGCGGGGGAGTACGTGTCGGTCTCGACCCAGCGCGACACCCAGCAGGCCCTGCTCGCCGCGGAACGCCGCGAACTGGCCGAGATGCCTGAGGAGGAACTCGCCGAGCTCACGGCGATCTACGTCGACAAGGGCCTCTCCCGCGCCCTGGCCGAGCAGGTGGCCCTCGAACTGACCGCCCACGACCCCCTGCGCGCCCACGCCGACGCCGAACTCGGCATCGACCCCGACGAGGTCGCGGGCCCCTGGACGGCCGCCGGGACGTCCGCGGCGGCCTTCACCCTCGGGGCCCTCGTCCCCCTGCTGGCCATCCTGCTCACCCCGGTCGCGGTGCGGGTGGCGGCGTGCTTCGTCGCCGTCCTGGTCGCCCTGGCCGTCACGGGCGGAGTCAGCGCCCAGCTCGGCGGGGCCGGGCGGCGCCGGGCGGGTCTGCGCACGGTCCTGGGCGGCGCGCTCGCGATGGCCGTCACCTACGGGATCGGCTCACTGGTGGGTCGCAGCGTCTGA
- a CDS encoding ZIP family metal transporter, producing the protein MLSTIALYTLVPLAAALLSGGIAAVRAPGPRLTSGLQHFAAGVVFAATAIELIPAVLERSPWVAVAGFAAGIAVMFTFRHVGARIERGRAARGALGVPVGLIVATGIDFLVDGVILGAGFSTEAQVGVLLTVALAVEYLFVGLSLSASIAGTLPTFVVALLPAVLAVLTIGGALGGAVLLGGASPALLAGVLAFGAVAFMYLATEELLVEAHESGETSVGSVGFFVGFLVYLVLSELIS; encoded by the coding sequence GTGCTCTCGACCATCGCCCTCTACACCCTGGTCCCGCTCGCGGCGGCCCTGCTCTCCGGCGGCATCGCCGCGGTGCGTGCCCCCGGTCCCCGCCTCACCAGCGGCCTGCAGCACTTCGCCGCGGGTGTCGTCTTCGCGGCCACCGCCATCGAGCTCATCCCCGCCGTGCTCGAACGGTCCCCGTGGGTCGCGGTGGCGGGGTTCGCCGCCGGCATCGCCGTGATGTTCACCTTCCGCCACGTCGGTGCCCGCATCGAACGCGGACGCGCGGCCCGCGGGGCGCTGGGGGTCCCGGTCGGGCTCATCGTCGCGACCGGCATCGACTTCCTCGTCGACGGCGTCATCCTCGGGGCCGGGTTCTCCACCGAGGCCCAGGTCGGCGTCCTGCTCACCGTGGCCCTCGCCGTGGAGTACCTCTTCGTGGGGCTGTCCCTCTCCGCCTCGATCGCGGGAACCCTCCCGACCTTCGTGGTGGCGCTGCTCCCGGCGGTCCTCGCCGTGCTCACCATCGGCGGTGCCCTCGGCGGGGCCGTGCTCCTGGGCGGTGCGTCGCCCGCCCTGCTCGCCGGTGTCCTCGCCTTCGGCGCCGTCGCCTTCATGTACCTGGCCACCGAGGAACTCCTCGTGGAGGCGCACGAGAGCGGCGAGACGAGCGTCGGGAGCGTCGGGTTCTTCGTCGGGTTCCTGGTCTACCTGGTCCTCTCGGAACTCATCTCCTGA
- a CDS encoding alpha/beta fold hydrolase, translating to MLLGHSLGVQVVAELLSTEPADVRCAVLLTPTTDDAARNRFSQARRLAWDTSGEPLNLKFVQLFAAAACRARVWWWTSRFMLDEHIEDALEQVRVPLLIVRGDRDRLASAAWPQRLSAACLESAVAEVPGAGHVVHWSHPAEVARLRWWWGTRELATMAVGESSP from the coding sequence GTGCTGCTGGGGCACTCCCTCGGTGTCCAGGTCGTCGCCGAACTCCTCAGCACCGAACCCGCCGACGTCCGCTGTGCGGTCCTCCTCACCCCCACGACCGATGACGCCGCCCGGAACCGGTTCTCCCAGGCGCGGCGGCTGGCCTGGGACACCTCGGGGGAGCCGTTGAACCTGAAGTTCGTCCAGTTGTTCGCGGCAGCGGCCTGCAGGGCCCGGGTCTGGTGGTGGACGTCGCGGTTCATGCTGGACGAACACATCGAAGACGCCCTCGAGCAGGTGCGGGTTCCCCTGCTGATCGTGCGGGGGGACCGGGATCGGCTGGCCTCGGCCGCGTGGCCGCAACGACTGTCCGCAGCGTGCCTCGAGAGTGCTGTCGCTGAGGTTCCCGGTGCCGGTCACGTCGTCCACTGGTCGCACCCCGCCGAGGTGGCCCGGTTGCGCTGGTGGTGGGGGACACGCGAGTTGGCGACGATGGCGGTGGGGGAGTCCTCGCCGTGA
- a CDS encoding SDR family NAD(P)-dependent oxidoreductase yields MDTITLVTGANKGIGRETARRLAATGHTVLLGARDLDRGRSAAADLGVDFLHLDVTDQGSVDAAAARVRSEHGRLDVLVNNAAVNTGVAPLERTTAEQAVAVLDTNLLGVLRVTNAFVPLLRNSEHPRIVNVSSTVGSFAATLEHDMFDWEVVPPIYAVSKTALTMLTLKYSRALPGILVNAADPGYTDTDLNDGQGTQTVTEGSDAIVRLATLPDDGPTGTFANREGALAW; encoded by the coding sequence ATGGACACCATCACCCTCGTCACCGGCGCCAACAAGGGCATCGGCCGCGAAACCGCCCGACGCCTCGCCGCCACCGGACACACCGTCCTCCTCGGCGCTCGCGACCTCGACCGCGGTCGCTCCGCCGCCGCCGACCTCGGGGTCGACTTCCTGCACCTCGACGTCACCGACCAGGGCAGCGTCGACGCCGCGGCCGCCCGGGTCCGCAGCGAGCACGGTCGCCTGGACGTCCTCGTCAACAACGCCGCCGTCAACACCGGCGTCGCCCCCCTGGAACGGACGACGGCGGAACAGGCCGTGGCGGTCCTGGACACCAACCTGCTCGGGGTCCTGCGCGTCACCAACGCCTTCGTACCCCTCCTCCGGAACTCCGAGCACCCGCGGATCGTCAACGTCTCCTCCACGGTCGGCTCCTTCGCTGCGACGCTGGAGCACGACATGTTCGACTGGGAGGTCGTCCCCCCGATCTACGCCGTCTCCAAGACGGCCCTGACCATGCTGACCCTGAAGTACTCCCGGGCGCTGCCCGGGATCCTCGTCAACGCCGCCGACCCCGGCTACACCGACACCGACCTCAACGACGGCCAGGGGACCCAGACCGTCACCGAGGGCAGCGACGCGATCGTCCGCCTCGCGACCTTGCCCGACGACGGCCCCACCGGGACCTTCGCGAACCGGGAGGGCGCGCTCGCCTGGTGA
- a CDS encoding GDSL-type esterase/lipase family protein produces MLARRSLSVLVLAGLTLLAPVVSASAAGSAPTQVPEQVPAATATPVPTGTGPSDPTPQPSSPLGVTTRTSRVAAPPSGCLVTGDFGQAYAAAGGRSSALGTCTGNEAPVNGGGAAQPFQNGSLYRSPATGAHTLYGAIRGRYASAGWENSPLGFPTTDEFEVRGGRGQHFQGGSIYWSPATGAHDVAGAIREEWAVLGWENSPLGFPLTSEVPLPRDGGRLQRFSGGVVYWTARTGARTVRGAILSAWADTGYEGGRLGYPTSDEYDVPGGRRSDFQFGSITWDAATGRVGVSTVPRVAVIGDSITYGACGGTAQTVPSTVPAATAACFGWPGSTSDEMQAFVEDQGFRSAWPGMPLPTATVDLRRAVDDSDVLVLGLGTNDALRDRAAFPTRTWPLGDTAPVPSGHVPVGNGYFDQKIDWFMGLAAGKPVYWYDLGFNGTDRATGDYFRARNERLAAATRRWPNLHVMAWSGVVAAHPEFLVDEVHPNEAGRAARWALLTSSVWGH; encoded by the coding sequence ATGCTCGCCCGTCGCTCCCTGTCCGTGCTCGTCCTCGCGGGCCTGACCCTGCTGGCCCCGGTCGTGTCGGCGTCGGCGGCAGGGTCGGCACCGACGCAGGTGCCCGAGCAGGTGCCTGCGGCGACGGCGACCCCGGTGCCCACCGGAACAGGACCGAGCGACCCCACCCCGCAACCCTCCTCCCCCTTGGGAGTCACCACGCGCACCTCCCGGGTCGCCGCACCGCCGAGCGGGTGCCTGGTCACCGGGGACTTCGGCCAGGCCTACGCGGCCGCGGGCGGTCGCTCGTCGGCGTTGGGCACGTGCACGGGCAACGAGGCTCCGGTGAACGGGGGCGGAGCGGCGCAGCCCTTCCAGAACGGCTCGCTCTACCGGAGCCCCGCGACCGGCGCCCACACCCTCTACGGCGCGATCCGGGGCCGGTACGCGAGCGCCGGGTGGGAGAACTCCCCCCTGGGGTTCCCCACCACCGACGAGTTCGAGGTGCGCGGTGGCCGCGGTCAGCACTTCCAGGGCGGGTCGATCTACTGGAGCCCCGCCACCGGCGCGCACGACGTCGCCGGGGCGATCCGGGAGGAGTGGGCGGTGCTGGGGTGGGAGAACTCCCCCCTCGGCTTCCCCCTCACCAGCGAGGTCCCCCTGCCCCGCGACGGCGGGCGGCTGCAGCGGTTCAGCGGTGGCGTCGTCTACTGGACGGCGCGCACCGGCGCGCGGACGGTGCGCGGCGCGATCCTGAGCGCGTGGGCCGACACCGGCTACGAGGGCGGCCGGCTGGGTTACCCGACCAGCGACGAGTACGACGTTCCCGGCGGGCGGCGCAGCGACTTCCAGTTCGGGTCCATCACCTGGGACGCGGCGACGGGGCGCGTCGGGGTGAGCACCGTCCCGCGCGTCGCCGTCATCGGGGACTCGATCACCTACGGCGCCTGCGGCGGAACCGCGCAGACCGTTCCCTCCACCGTTCCGGCCGCCACCGCGGCCTGCTTCGGCTGGCCCGGCTCCACCAGCGACGAGATGCAGGCCTTCGTCGAGGACCAGGGCTTCCGCTCCGCCTGGCCGGGGATGCCCCTCCCCACGGCGACGGTGGACCTGCGCCGGGCCGTCGACGACAGCGACGTCCTCGTGCTCGGTCTGGGCACCAACGACGCCCTGCGCGACCGGGCGGCCTTCCCGACCCGGACGTGGCCGCTCGGGGACACCGCTCCGGTTCCCAGCGGGCACGTGCCCGTCGGCAACGGCTACTTCGACCAGAAGATCGACTGGTTCATGGGCCTGGCCGCGGGGAAACCCGTCTACTGGTACGACCTCGGGTTCAACGGCACCGACCGGGCCACCGGCGACTACTTCCGCGCCCGCAACGAGCGCCTGGCCGCGGCGACGCGACGATGGCCGAACCTGCACGTCATGGCCTGGTCCGGTGTGGTCGCGGCGCACCCGGAGTTCCTCGTGGACGAGGTGCACCCCAACGAGGCCGGTCGCGCCGCGCGGTGGGCTCTGCTGACGTCGAGCGTGTGGGGGCACTGA
- a CDS encoding BlaI/MecI/CopY family transcriptional regulator — MRRSRGALEEAVLTVVQTADRPLSVAEVVDRLDDDPAYTTVMTTMARLWSKGALLREPAGRGYTYAPAAAPDELVSARAARSMRRLLDGEGRRTDILARFVSELDPDDEQFLLEVLTRTAAENPRTDM; from the coding sequence GTGAGGCGATCGCGCGGCGCGCTCGAGGAGGCCGTCCTGACCGTGGTGCAGACCGCGGACCGTCCGTTGTCCGTCGCCGAGGTGGTGGACCGTCTCGACGACGACCCCGCCTACACGACGGTCATGACCACGATGGCCCGGTTGTGGTCCAAGGGGGCGTTGCTGCGCGAACCGGCGGGGCGCGGCTACACCTACGCACCGGCGGCGGCGCCGGACGAGCTCGTCTCCGCCCGGGCCGCGCGCAGCATGCGACGCCTCCTGGACGGGGAGGGCCGCCGCACCGACATCCTCGCGAGGTTCGTCTCCGAACTGGACCCCGACGACGAGCAGTTCCTGCTGGAGGTCCTCACGCGCACCGCCGCCGAGAACCCCCGGACGGACATGTGA